A region of Caballeronia insecticola DNA encodes the following proteins:
- a CDS encoding non-ribosomal peptide synthetase: protein MKPKIKFDMLSLSRTQSRAASQSAETQNLSAVFRLTGTPDGERLRHALALLAQHCKPLRWRMVHGEDGPRYLLHETALAELEIIDIEHGDEVSATPIIETLCAQPFRMDAGAPWSITLLRGKTQSFLVFACHGALLDRFSLEPLFAAISRAYNDGALPADISLDQQTVLDAERASLEPENWRRDLAFWVRELGDGAFAWQPPSIEGKAGELSFTVPLGKALSGELREQARALDLSIEFLLQTSLHVLLQKLARQSVIVTAHHRRGQRQSLGQIGYDERVRFIRSDFEEGMTLRQFLLHAKSRFALADFHANIPAGDVLDELRRVQHEYGSATTVLIERETMPFDALRLDGHASTFLARFSRRPETEDTAIYMRLDDEISLDVNVRHRESAHGLALALEHYLALLASLAAQLDTPIDQIDFDTPELVSRRRGWSHGASLAIPPRDVLAQFDDIARRYADAPAVSGPDACFTYAEVAREAARIAAALTPHVAADALVGICVTRGARIVPAILGVLAANAGYVPLDPLMPEERLRFMAADAKLAAVITDAASEARVRATFDCPVLRIEDMLAPASSGVANTALCRDADQNYAAYVIYTSGTTGQPKGVVIERGMLAHMIASLEGRYDRGPGARWLQFASVNFDASVLEIFNPLTHGGHLIVAPDSVRADPSAMFRFLSDARITHAFLPPAVLRLLPRRPLPDLKTIMCGGEASDDDTVRFWSAVVRLSNIYGPTEATVLATENTFGGRKLANELGRPLPGYAIHLLDAQGRGVPLGGIGEICIGGPSVARGYLRRPELTAEKFIDDADGCGRIYRSGDLGRFLPNGDIEFLGRNDFQVKVRGYRVEISEVDHVIAAQPEVNAVCVGTYAHQGSIALVAWYGASGLAPTELRRRLETRLPSYMIPAFLVPVDAWPLNLNGKVDRARLPAPNVSSARAAGRDFDTLERAAQSAWAATLGVPVESIDERSHFLDAGGHSLLATLTCKRIGETLGANVKPGLLLAHPAFDAFCRALREGLDDHDALPPLIPCIDARSGVPIMSGIAQAIYHRARHNPADNAYNIVVRADFSREVNPLALHAALKRLFARDPLFRARLTDIDGGVRLMPAPASDVSIPLESATAQSIDAQLDACLASPVCLADAPPWRARMLIDVESGVSTVLFAIHHAIFDGWSLKLLLEELAALYEGKPLDDRALNWFDYCAWMSRMQDSQPVARAQAYWSNKLAGVPLRVDLPFDASTRAPNANRALTMRLTREQTDKLRRIAQTRNTTLSPVLFALHLVWLWRLTDQTTLASGYPQAGRDVPGSETLYGMLVSMAVMTMRIDPRERFGDLVSAVQAQMLADREHLLATPYEAGVADIGAVNTLFSLQSGIDLNGCIGDGTVTVEELPSRTSKVDISAIFYTNPDGGIDGRLEFDGSLIEAQSAERMTEVLATLIDAAANEPDALVGELSYLNERQRVLLSGFSHGMPMTEAAMSIPARFASVVARAGEHVAIRFNDESLRYDELDVLSNRIAHQLLSHVPAGSCVGLSMAKGPLLIAAIMGVLKAGCAYVPLDPSYPAERLQHFVANCSLTACIADAQGRASLAAADLAHLQCVDADELARDRSGMPHALPIVAPNALAYVIHTSGSTGKPKGVLIEHHSVVRMIDGAASLLGYGPGCISTLVASTNFDASVLEMFIALLHGGTLIIAPEDARRDPDMLHRLLEREHVTHAILAPVLLQGLPKRPLPDLRMLAFGGDTLDETAARWWAAHTRLLSLYGPTEATVMATGGQITPQGRVRVLGKPLPGYDVYVLNTQDQLAPPGCVGEICIGGDNLARGYQNETALTMSRFVPDLFAGKPYARMYRTGDLGRYLPDGTIEYFGRNDAQIKLRGFRIELGEIEHQLMSVPGVESAACSVQGEGEQRYIAAYYVPQSGTRVDEETLRRQIATTLPLYMAPARYVELAVLPISGSGKIDRKALPAPSAMSNGEPPRAGVESDIAAIWCALLKLEQVSREDDFFRLGGNSILAMRMHARVRAETGLEFAMPAFYRAPTIAGLTANDRADDIDRAVADAAAPLALIDTTLPAWGERNASAINSVILTGASGFVGIHLLDALSRRVGKVFCLQRAASPADGLARIVEEARAAGLAIDFSRVEVIGADLSLAGLGLAAADWRRLAEEGDAILHCGALVHHLHGYGSLKAANVGGTEALLQLALSVRKKPVCFVSTMSVPMMLEDAQRVEERIDAARPLSDNGYLLSKWVSEQRVAAYSRAYGLPATVARVGNVTGHSESGFSNYEHNHFWLFNQGCVQLGAYPATGQTVEMTPVDVLARALCALALHPREGLSVANLQNPEYMAQREWFEVLGESGLVAMPEAPDAWKQRLATIDSANGLALLRDFYTGDLTWHDMPVEQIGTISRLASADVSLSVDYSRLIGVYLRYLRAEGFLSTEGSEAETAHL, encoded by the coding sequence ATGAAACCAAAAATAAAATTTGACATGCTGTCGCTTTCTCGCACGCAATCCCGCGCCGCAAGTCAATCGGCTGAAACTCAAAATCTGAGTGCGGTATTTCGTCTCACAGGCACCCCGGATGGCGAGCGTCTTAGGCACGCGTTAGCGTTGCTCGCACAGCACTGCAAGCCCTTGCGCTGGCGCATGGTCCATGGCGAGGACGGGCCGCGCTATCTGCTTCACGAGACCGCGCTCGCCGAACTCGAGATCATCGACATCGAGCACGGAGACGAAGTCAGCGCGACACCCATCATCGAAACCCTTTGCGCACAGCCATTTCGCATGGATGCGGGCGCGCCCTGGTCCATCACCCTGCTTCGCGGAAAGACACAGAGCTTTCTGGTGTTCGCCTGTCACGGGGCGTTGCTCGATCGCTTCTCGCTCGAGCCATTGTTCGCCGCGATTTCCCGCGCGTACAACGACGGCGCCTTGCCTGCCGATATCAGCCTCGACCAGCAGACCGTCCTCGACGCCGAACGTGCATCGCTCGAGCCGGAAAATTGGCGTCGCGACCTCGCATTCTGGGTGCGCGAACTGGGCGATGGCGCGTTCGCATGGCAGCCGCCTTCCATTGAAGGGAAAGCGGGCGAATTGAGCTTCACCGTGCCGCTCGGCAAGGCGCTTTCCGGCGAACTTCGGGAGCAGGCCCGCGCGCTTGACCTGAGCATCGAGTTTTTGCTGCAAACATCGCTGCACGTACTGTTGCAGAAGCTTGCGCGTCAGTCCGTGATCGTCACGGCGCACCATCGGCGTGGCCAGCGGCAGTCACTCGGGCAAATCGGCTACGACGAACGTGTGCGCTTCATTCGCAGCGACTTCGAAGAGGGCATGACACTGCGGCAGTTTCTCCTGCATGCGAAGTCGAGATTCGCACTGGCTGACTTTCACGCGAATATTCCCGCAGGCGACGTGCTCGACGAACTCAGGCGCGTGCAGCACGAGTACGGCAGCGCCACGACCGTGCTCATCGAGCGCGAGACCATGCCGTTCGATGCGCTTCGTCTGGACGGCCACGCGAGCACTTTCCTCGCGCGCTTTTCGCGGAGGCCTGAAACCGAGGATACGGCCATCTACATGCGTCTGGACGACGAGATCTCGCTCGACGTGAACGTGCGTCATCGGGAATCCGCGCACGGGCTCGCGCTGGCGCTTGAGCACTATCTGGCGCTGCTGGCAAGTCTCGCGGCTCAACTCGACACGCCCATAGATCAGATCGATTTCGATACCCCGGAGCTGGTTTCGCGCCGGCGTGGATGGTCTCACGGCGCGTCGCTCGCCATCCCGCCGCGCGACGTGCTCGCGCAGTTCGACGACATCGCACGTCGATACGCCGACGCGCCTGCAGTCAGCGGCCCCGATGCGTGTTTCACTTATGCGGAAGTGGCTCGCGAGGCCGCGCGAATCGCCGCTGCCCTGACGCCGCATGTCGCGGCAGACGCGCTGGTCGGCATCTGCGTGACGCGCGGCGCGCGCATCGTGCCCGCGATACTCGGCGTACTGGCGGCGAACGCAGGCTATGTGCCGCTCGATCCGCTCATGCCCGAAGAGCGCCTGCGCTTCATGGCGGCCGATGCGAAGCTCGCCGCCGTCATCACCGACGCCGCCAGCGAGGCGCGCGTGCGCGCCACGTTCGATTGCCCGGTGCTTCGCATCGAGGACATGCTCGCGCCAGCATCGTCGGGCGTGGCCAACACGGCGCTGTGCCGCGACGCCGATCAGAACTACGCCGCATACGTCATCTACACGTCGGGCACGACGGGCCAGCCGAAGGGCGTCGTGATCGAGCGCGGCATGCTCGCGCACATGATCGCATCGCTCGAAGGTCGTTATGACCGTGGGCCGGGTGCGCGCTGGCTGCAATTCGCGTCGGTCAATTTCGATGCGAGCGTGCTTGAGATATTCAACCCGCTGACGCATGGCGGACATCTGATCGTCGCGCCCGACTCGGTGCGCGCAGACCCGTCCGCGATGTTCCGGTTTCTCAGCGACGCGCGCATCACGCATGCCTTTCTTCCGCCCGCGGTGCTGCGCCTGCTGCCACGCCGTCCGCTACCGGATCTGAAAACGATTATGTGCGGCGGCGAAGCCAGCGACGACGACACCGTCCGGTTCTGGTCCGCCGTGGTGCGCCTTTCGAACATCTATGGCCCGACCGAGGCCACCGTGCTCGCGACGGAAAACACGTTCGGCGGCCGCAAGCTCGCGAATGAGCTGGGACGCCCGTTGCCGGGCTACGCCATTCATCTGCTCGATGCGCAAGGGCGTGGCGTGCCGCTCGGCGGCATCGGGGAGATTTGTATCGGCGGCCCATCGGTCGCGCGGGGCTATCTGCGGCGCCCGGAGCTGACGGCGGAGAAGTTCATCGACGATGCCGACGGCTGCGGACGAATCTACCGCTCCGGCGATCTCGGTCGCTTTCTGCCAAATGGCGATATCGAATTTCTCGGCCGCAACGACTTCCAGGTAAAGGTACGCGGCTATCGCGTCGAAATCTCGGAGGTCGATCATGTCATCGCGGCTCAACCCGAGGTGAACGCGGTCTGCGTTGGCACCTATGCCCATCAAGGCAGTATCGCGCTCGTCGCGTGGTACGGCGCGAGTGGACTGGCGCCTACGGAATTGCGGCGACGCCTCGAAACGCGTCTGCCGTCGTACATGATTCCGGCGTTTCTCGTTCCCGTCGATGCGTGGCCGCTCAATCTGAATGGCAAGGTGGATCGCGCGCGGCTGCCGGCGCCCAACGTATCGTCGGCGCGCGCGGCCGGGCGCGACTTCGATACGCTCGAACGCGCGGCGCAAAGCGCGTGGGCGGCGACCTTGGGCGTGCCCGTCGAGTCTATCGACGAACGCAGCCATTTTCTCGATGCAGGCGGACATTCCTTGCTCGCCACGCTCACGTGCAAGCGCATCGGAGAAACGCTCGGCGCGAATGTGAAGCCTGGACTGCTGCTCGCGCATCCCGCTTTCGACGCGTTCTGCCGCGCGCTTCGCGAAGGGCTCGACGACCACGACGCATTGCCGCCTCTCATCCCCTGTATCGACGCACGAAGCGGCGTACCGATCATGAGCGGCATCGCCCAGGCGATCTATCACCGGGCCCGTCATAACCCCGCGGACAACGCATACAACATCGTCGTGCGCGCGGATTTCAGCCGTGAAGTGAATCCCCTCGCGCTGCACGCAGCGCTCAAGCGGCTATTCGCGCGCGATCCGCTTTTCCGCGCACGCCTCACGGACATCGACGGCGGCGTCCGGCTGATGCCGGCTCCCGCCAGCGACGTGTCGATCCCGCTCGAAAGCGCGACGGCGCAAAGCATCGATGCGCAACTCGACGCCTGTCTTGCCTCGCCCGTTTGCCTGGCGGACGCGCCACCCTGGCGTGCCCGCATGTTGATCGATGTCGAAAGCGGGGTGAGCACGGTGTTGTTCGCCATCCATCACGCAATATTCGACGGCTGGTCGCTGAAGTTGCTCCTCGAGGAGCTTGCGGCGCTCTACGAAGGAAAGCCGCTCGACGATCGGGCGCTGAACTGGTTCGACTACTGCGCGTGGATGTCGCGCATGCAGGACTCGCAGCCGGTTGCCCGCGCTCAGGCTTACTGGTCGAACAAGCTCGCGGGCGTGCCGCTGCGCGTCGACTTGCCTTTCGACGCCAGCACCCGCGCGCCGAACGCCAACCGCGCATTGACGATGCGTCTCACGCGCGAGCAGACCGACAAGCTGCGACGTATCGCGCAGACACGCAACACGACACTCTCGCCCGTGCTGTTCGCGCTGCACCTCGTGTGGCTGTGGCGTTTGACCGATCAGACCACGCTCGCAAGCGGCTATCCGCAAGCCGGACGCGATGTGCCCGGCAGCGAAACGCTCTACGGCATGCTGGTGTCGATGGCCGTCATGACGATGCGCATCGATCCGCGTGAGCGCTTCGGCGATCTGGTCTCGGCCGTGCAGGCGCAAATGCTTGCGGACCGCGAGCATTTGCTGGCCACGCCTTATGAGGCGGGCGTCGCGGACATCGGCGCGGTCAACACGCTGTTCAGTCTGCAAAGCGGCATCGATCTGAATGGATGCATCGGCGATGGAACCGTCACCGTCGAAGAGTTGCCGTCGCGTACGTCCAAAGTCGACATCTCCGCAATTTTTTATACGAATCCGGATGGCGGCATCGACGGCCGCCTGGAATTCGATGGATCGCTCATCGAGGCGCAATCGGCCGAACGCATGACCGAAGTGCTCGCGACGCTCATCGATGCCGCAGCGAACGAACCCGACGCACTAGTCGGCGAACTGTCCTATCTGAACGAGCGCCAACGCGTGCTCTTGAGCGGCTTTTCGCACGGCATGCCGATGACGGAAGCGGCGATGTCGATACCGGCACGGTTCGCATCGGTCGTCGCGCGCGCGGGCGAGCACGTCGCCATCCGGTTCAACGATGAATCCCTGCGCTATGACGAACTCGACGTCCTCAGCAACCGGATCGCGCATCAGCTTCTTTCACATGTCCCGGCGGGATCATGCGTGGGACTTTCCATGGCGAAAGGACCGCTTCTGATCGCCGCAATCATGGGCGTGCTCAAGGCCGGCTGCGCATACGTTCCGCTCGATCCTTCCTATCCCGCCGAACGGTTGCAGCACTTCGTGGCGAACTGCTCGCTGACTGCATGCATCGCGGATGCGCAGGGTCGTGCGAGCCTCGCCGCCGCGGATCTCGCGCATCTGCAGTGCGTCGATGCCGACGAACTCGCGCGTGATCGATCCGGCATGCCGCACGCGCTGCCGATAGTCGCGCCCAACGCGCTCGCGTACGTCATTCACACCTCCGGCTCTACGGGCAAACCCAAGGGCGTGCTGATCGAGCATCACAGCGTGGTGCGGATGATCGATGGCGCCGCGTCCCTCCTCGGATACGGTCCCGGATGCATCAGCACGCTGGTCGCGTCGACCAATTTCGATGCGAGCGTGCTGGAGATGTTCATCGCTCTGCTTCACGGCGGCACGTTGATCATCGCACCGGAAGACGCTCGACGCGATCCGGACATGCTGCACCGTTTGCTCGAACGTGAACACGTCACGCACGCCATTCTCGCGCCCGTGCTGCTACAGGGCTTGCCGAAGCGACCGCTTCCCGACCTTCGGATGCTTGCCTTCGGCGGCGATACGCTGGACGAAACCGCTGCGCGCTGGTGGGCCGCACATACGCGCCTGCTTTCACTCTACGGTCCGACCGAAGCGACTGTCATGGCAACCGGCGGCCAGATCACGCCGCAAGGTCGCGTTCGCGTACTTGGCAAGCCCTTGCCGGGCTACGACGTGTACGTGTTGAACACACAGGACCAGCTTGCGCCGCCCGGTTGCGTGGGGGAAATCTGCATCGGCGGCGATAATCTCGCGCGCGGCTATCAGAACGAAACCGCGCTCACGATGAGCCGCTTCGTGCCCGATCTCTTCGCTGGCAAGCCGTACGCGCGCATGTATCGCACGGGGGATCTGGGCCGCTATCTGCCCGATGGAACGATCGAGTATTTCGGTCGCAACGATGCGCAGATCAAACTACGAGGCTTTCGCATCGAACTGGGCGAAATCGAGCACCAGCTAATGAGCGTGCCTGGCGTGGAAAGCGCCGCGTGCAGCGTTCAGGGAGAAGGCGAGCAGCGATACATCGCGGCGTACTATGTGCCGCAGTCCGGGACGCGCGTCGATGAAGAAACGCTGCGTCGACAGATCGCGACGACGTTGCCCCTTTACATGGCGCCCGCGCGTTACGTAGAGCTCGCGGTCTTGCCGATTTCGGGCTCGGGCAAGATCGATCGAAAGGCGCTGCCGGCACCGTCTGCGATGTCGAACGGCGAGCCGCCGCGAGCGGGCGTCGAAAGCGACATCGCGGCGATCTGGTGCGCGCTGCTCAAGCTAGAGCAGGTGAGCCGCGAAGATGATTTCTTCAGACTTGGCGGCAACTCGATACTCGCCATGCGCATGCACGCCCGGGTTCGCGCCGAAACAGGTCTCGAATTCGCGATGCCCGCTTTCTATCGCGCGCCGACGATTGCCGGATTGACTGCGAACGACCGCGCAGACGATATCGATCGCGCTGTGGCCGATGCCGCCGCGCCGCTCGCCCTGATCGACACGACGCTGCCCGCGTGGGGCGAGCGGAATGCGTCGGCTATCAACAGCGTGATCCTGACTGGCGCAAGCGGATTCGTCGGCATTCATCTACTCGACGCGTTGAGCCGGCGGGTGGGGAAGGTGTTCTGTCTGCAACGCGCCGCCAGTCCAGCGGACGGACTCGCTCGCATCGTTGAGGAAGCGCGCGCTGCGGGACTGGCGATCGACTTCTCGCGTGTCGAAGTGATCGGCGCCGACCTGAGTCTCGCCGGACTCGGGCTCGCCGCTGCCGACTGGCGACGGCTCGCCGAGGAAGGGGATGCCATCCTGCACTGTGGCGCGCTCGTGCATCACCTGCATGGCTACGGCAGTCTCAAGGCGGCAAATGTCGGCGGAACGGAAGCGCTGCTGCAACTGGCGCTTTCCGTACGCAAGAAACCTGTGTGCTTCGTCTCGACCATGTCCGTGCCGATGATGCTCGAAGACGCGCAGCGTGTCGAAGAGCGTATCGATGCGGCGCGCCCGCTGTCCGACAATGGCTATCTGCTGAGCAAGTGGGTGAGCGAGCAACGCGTGGCCGCGTACAGTCGCGCATACGGTCTGCCCGCGACCGTCGCGCGCGTGGGCAATGTGACGGGACATAGCGAAAGCGGCTTCAGCAACTATGAGCACAATCACTTCTGGCTGTTCAATCAGGGCTGCGTTCAACTCGGCGCTTATCCGGCGACGGGGCAAACCGTCGAAATGACGCCGGTCGATGTGCTTGCCCGCGCCCTGTGCGCGCTCGCGTTGCATCCGCGTGAAGGGCTCTCGGTTGCAAATCTTCAGAACCCGGAATATATGGCGCAGCGAGAATGGTTCGAGGTGCTCGGCGAATCGGGCCTCGTTGCAATGCCGGAGGCGCCGGACGCGTGGAAGCAGCGGCTCGCCACGATCGATTCCGCGAATGGGCTCGCGCTCTTGCGCGACTTCTATACGGGCGATCTGACCTGGCACGACATGCCTGTCGAGCAGATCGGCACGATTAGCCGCCTGGCGAGCGCCGACGTGAGTCTCAGCGTCGATTACTCACGGCTGATCGGGGTTTATTTGCGCTACTTGCGCGCCGAAGGCTTCTTGAGCACCGAAGGAAGCGAGGCCGAGACGGCGCACTTGTAA
- a CDS encoding lysozyme inhibitor LprI family protein translates to MNDCADAKRKAADDKLNATYRALLSKISKDGAEKLRTAQRAWITWRNAQCEFDTMGTRDGSINTTVYLMCVEDLIRAQTKHLDAQLHCKEGDLSCGNQ, encoded by the coding sequence ATGAACGACTGTGCTGACGCGAAACGGAAAGCGGCAGATGACAAGCTCAATGCGACATATCGTGCCCTTCTTTCGAAAATTAGCAAGGACGGCGCTGAGAAACTGCGCACTGCCCAGCGCGCCTGGATCACGTGGCGCAACGCACAGTGCGAGTTCGACACGATGGGTACCCGCGATGGCAGCATCAATACTACGGTCTACTTGATGTGCGTTGAAGATCTCATCCGGGCGCAGACAAAGCATCTGGACGCCCAGTTGCACTGCAAGGAGGGCGACCTGTCGTGCGGTAATCAGTAA
- a CDS encoding FadR/GntR family transcriptional regulator: MENLTLDRLLGYVAERNLKDGDALPSERSLAEALGVSRRDLRGALASLEAAGRVWRGVGRGTYLGTRPLKFSASLSSLRAGSSPADIAEMRLVLEPAFVELATSKASPDDLAELEKCARRNAMARDDDEWQQWDHRFHLLIAQATRNPAIIALMEVVNGMRMKPTAREKTADQDTRRHFAEQHQAVVKAMIKRDGATAAARMRDHLLNVQWRIPAQRE, translated from the coding sequence ATGGAAAATCTTACGCTCGACAGGCTGCTCGGCTATGTCGCGGAGCGCAATCTAAAGGACGGCGACGCGTTGCCATCGGAACGCAGCCTCGCCGAGGCGCTGGGCGTGAGCCGGCGCGATCTGCGTGGGGCGCTCGCGTCGCTGGAAGCGGCGGGGCGAGTCTGGCGCGGGGTCGGGCGCGGTACGTATCTGGGCACGCGTCCGCTGAAGTTTTCGGCGTCGCTCAGCAGTCTGCGCGCGGGGTCGAGCCCGGCGGATATCGCGGAAATGCGGCTGGTACTCGAACCGGCGTTCGTCGAACTGGCGACGAGCAAGGCCAGTCCGGACGATCTCGCGGAACTGGAAAAATGCGCGCGGCGCAACGCCATGGCCCGCGACGACGACGAGTGGCAGCAGTGGGATCATCGCTTCCATTTGCTCATTGCGCAGGCCACGCGCAATCCGGCGATCATCGCGCTGATGGAGGTGGTGAACGGCATGCGCATGAAGCCGACCGCGCGCGAGAAAACCGCCGATCAGGACACGCGGCGGCATTTCGCGGAGCAGCATCAGGCTGTCGTGAAAGCGATGATCAAGCGCGACGGCGCGACCGCCGCCGCGCGCATGCGCGACCATCTGTTGAACGTGCAATGGCGGATACCGGCTCAACGAGAGTGA